In a single window of the Poecile atricapillus isolate bPoeAtr1 chromosome 27, bPoeAtr1.hap1, whole genome shotgun sequence genome:
- the GJC1 gene encoding gap junction gamma-1 protein gives MSWSFLTRLLEEIQNHSTFVGKIWLTVLIVFRIVLIAVGGESIYYDEQSKFVCNTEQPGCENVCYDSFAPLSHVRFWVFQIILVATPSVLYLGYAIHKIARMVEHSEASRRARRRSLPIRWKQHRGLEEAEGDHEEDPMMYPEIEVESVRESKEKQSPAKAKHDSRRQIREDGLMRIYVLQLLARALFEVGFLVGQYFLYGFQVSPVFVCSRKPCPHNVDCFISRPTEKTIFLLIMYGVSCMCLLLNVWEMLHLGFGTIRDTLNAKKKELVDSGTFNYPFTWNTPSAPPGYNIALKPEQMQCTELSNAKMAYKQNKANIAQEQQYGSNEGNIPADLEILQREIKVAQDRLDLAIQAYNNQNNPSSSRGKKSKAGSNKSSASSKSGDGKNSVWI, from the coding sequence ATGAGTTGGAGTTTTCTGACCCGCCTGTTAGAGGAGATCCAGAACCACTCAACCTTTGTTGGCAAAATCTGGCTGACAGTGTTGATTGTGTTTCGGATTGTCCTAATTGCTGTGGGAGGAGAATCCATTTATTATGATGAACAGAGCAAGTTTGTGTGCAAcacggagcagcctggctgcGAGAACGTCTGCTACGACTCCTTCGCCCCTCTCTCGCACGTCAGGTTCTGGGTGTTCCAGATCATTCTCGTGGCCACTCCCTCGGTGCTGTACTTAGGCTACGCCATCCATAAAATCGCCCGGATGGTGGAGCACAGCGAAGCCAGCAGGAGAGCCAGGAGGAGGAGCTTGCCCATCCGCTGGAAACAGCACCGGGGCTTGGAGGAAGCTGAGGGTGACCATGAGGAAGACCCGATGATGTACCCGGAGATAGAGGTGGAGAGCGTCAGGGAGAGTAAAGAGAAGCAGAGCCCTGCCAAAGCCAAGCACGACAGCCGGCGGCAGATCCGGGAGGACGGGCTCATGAGGATTTatgtcctgcagctcctggccagggCCCTGTTTGAGGTTGGCTTCCTGGTGGGGCAGTATTTCCTGTACGGCTTCCAGGTGAGCCCCGTGTTTGTGTGCAGCAGGAAGCCCTGCCCGCACAACGTCGATTGTTTCATTTCCAGGCCAACCGAAAAAACCATTTTCCTGCTCATAATGTACGGGGTGAGCTGCATGTGTCTGCTCCTCAATGTCTGGGAGATGCTGCACTTGGGGTTTGGCACCATCCGGGACACGCTGAATGCCAAGAAGAAGGAGCTGGTTGACTCTGGGACCTTTAACTACCCCTTCACCTGGAACACGCCCTCGGCTCCCCCGGGCTACAACATCGCGCTGAAGCCGGAGCAGATGCAGTGCACGGAGCTGTCCAACGCCAAGATGGCCTACAAGCAGAACAAAGCCAACATAGCTCAGGAACAGCAGTATGGCAGCAACGAAGGGAACATTCCTGCCGACCTGGAGATCCTGCAGAGGGAAATCAAAGTGGCTCAGGACCGCCTGGACCTTGCTATCCAGGCTTAcaacaaccaaaacaaccccagcAGTTCCAGAGGGAAGAAATCCAAAGCGGGCTCAAACAAAAGCAGTGCCAGTAGCAAGTCAGGAGATGGGAAGAACTCAGTCTGGATTTAA